A genomic window from Mercenaria mercenaria strain notata unplaced genomic scaffold, MADL_Memer_1 contig_3019, whole genome shotgun sequence includes:
- the LOC128552673 gene encoding retroviral-like aspartic protease 1 has product MSRPANNLNAEAATTRDLSDGINVQGSVGNVPATFTVDTGAARSVLSHEVYQKIKDGERPTLRGSVGLRRAGGTEIRERGRGIFNLTMGPVTMEYEMVVADIEDDALLGCDVLAGSKAGPADIILSKKVIVLEGKEIPCIPKVRRESTRKVAVDDDVTLPDETEALPDVYIEKS; this is encoded by the coding sequence ATGTCAAGACCAGCTAACAATCTTAATGCAGAGGCTGCTACAACTAGAGATCTCAGTGATGGAATAAATGTCCAGGGGTCAGTGGGGAATGTGCCTGCGACATTCACAGTTGATACTGGGGCTGCCAGATCAGTTTTATCTCACGAAGTGTACCAGAAAATTAAGGATGGTGAGAGGCCAACCTTAAGGGGTTCTGTGGGGTTGCGCAGAGCAGGAGGTACTGAGATAAGGGAGCGTGGTAGAGGTATATTCAATCTGACCATGGGACCAGTAACGATGGAATATGAGATGGTTGTAGCAGATATTGAAGATGATGCGTTGCTCGGTTGCGACGTGTTAGCTGGTAGTAAGGCCGGACCTGCTGATATTATCCTAAGCAAGAAAGTGATCGTGCTTGAAGGAAAGGAAATCCCATGCATACCGAAGGTCAGGCGTGAAAGCACCAGAAAAGTAGCAGTAGATGATGACGTCACTTTGCCGGACGAGACAGAAGCCCTTCCGGATGTCTACATTGAAAAATCTTGA
- the LOC128552674 gene encoding uncharacterized protein LOC128552674 produces MFQSQTLRDHINRSGTEWKFIPTRAPWFGGWWERMVWLVKSSLKKVLGRAFVTFEALQTALTEVEAILNDRPLTYVTSENTDPEPITPSHLLTGRRITAIPDATDPSTIISNQQIITKRIRVQRELINRWWARWKSDYLTSLRERHTQSSRNEQTIRVGDVVQVHDDGSRLLWKLAVVEELVPGRDGLIRAAKIRTGSGHTTRPIVRLYPLEINENERL; encoded by the coding sequence ATGTTCCAGTCCCAAACCTTGAGAGATCATATAAACAGATCCGGAACCGAGTGGAAATTCATTCCAACTCGAGCACCATGGTTTGGAGGATGGTGGGAGAGAATGGTTTGGCTCGTAAAGTCATCCCTAAAGAAAGTGTTAGGTCGAGCATTCGTTACCTTTGAGGCGCTACAGACGGCACTTACTGAGGTAGAAGCTATCCTCAACGATAGACCTCTCACATATGTCACATCAGAAAACACAGATCCAGAGCCGATTACTCCATCACACTTACTAACTGGACGGAGAATTACAGCGATACCAGATGCGACAGATCCTAGCACCATAATCAGCAATCAACAAATAATAACGAAACGAATTCGAGTCCAGCGTGAGCTAATCAATCGTTGGTGGGCGAGATGGAAGTCAGATTACCTTACATCACTACGTGAACGTCATACACAAAGTAGTCGCAACGAGCAGACGATACGTGTTGGAGATGTCGTGCAGGTGCACGATGACGGTTCTCGGTTGCTATGGAAACTAGCTGTGGTGGAGGAACTTGTACCCGGACGAGACGGACTGATCAGGGCAGCAAAAATCCGTACCGGAAGTGGGCATACTACCAGACCAATCGTAAGACTTTACCCTTTGGAGATCAATGAAAACGAGAGACTTTAA
- the LOC128552675 gene encoding uncharacterized protein LOC128552675: MSRNHPSLNDCLQSTPPELNVLTAILVRFRLKQYAVVTDIEKAFLHIGLHENDRDMTRFLWLSDPTNPESALKTYRFKSVLFGAVCSPFILNATLLKHLQRNANTWVSNRLQSDLYVDNFLSSLDKETDVISYFHQSRDLMSEAGFTLRSWNSNSHKLRDTARQLNILDKDEVTKLLGLRWEPETDIMTYPERPIETTAITTKRYILQSTSRIYDPLGFLTPITVKVKILLQDIWKNKFDWDTMLPRSYQQRWLQIATDLNTAMKALFQRYYFAETDDNQDAADDTKLHIFVDASTQSYGATAYICRRNHSSLVMAKNRVTPLKPLTLPKLELMAAVIGAGLSQHLQKALGIEKIDYWSDSQIVSHWLSNPEKNNRFIRRRVEEIKNQTGTGSQYHDNKLWFTGPPWLTDEIKWPKCKVQDTTVLSTIQPEDDQHTRISRQPAPQIPDTIDVSRFNNLQKLLRVTAYVRRFIDNCRTQHQDRMVEAFTVTELREAEMNLIRQCQSTVYTEVIENLRSVKSRLPLVRQLRLYIDREGYNQMWRSYTQCTP, translated from the coding sequence ATGTCACGGAATCATCCGAGTTTGAACGATTGTTTGCAGTCGACACCCCCAGAGCTCAACGTTCTTACAGCCATACTAGTCAGATTCAGACTCAAACAGTACGCCGTAGTCACCGACATAGAGAAGGCTTTTCTTCACATTGGATTACACGAAAATGACCGAGACATGACGAGATTTCTTTGGCTTTCAGACCCAACCAATCCAGAGAGTGCACTAAAGACATATCGGTTTAAATCTGTACTTTTTGGCGCGGTATGTTCTCCATTCATTTTGAACGCAACACTCTTGAAACATCTACAGAGAAACGCAAATACATGGGTCAGTAATAGACTACAGAGTGACTTATATGTAGACAACTTCTTATCCAGCCTTGACAAAGAAACAGATGTCATCAGTTACTTCCATCAATCACGTGATCTCATGTCAGAAGCAGGATTCACACTTAGGTCATGGAATTCTAACAGTCACAAACTGAGAGATACAGCGAGACAACTTAACATTCTAGACAAAGACGAAGTTACCAAACTATTAGGATTACGCTGGGAACCAGAGACAGATATCATGACATACCCAGAAAGACCAATAGAGACAACCGCAATTACGACCAAGAGATATATACTGCAGAGCACATCCCGGATTTACGATCCACTTGGTTTTCTAACCCCAATCACAGTGAAAGTCAAGATATTACTTCAAGATATTTGGAAAAACAAGTTCGATTGGGACACAATGCTACCAAGATCCTACCAACAGAGGTGGTTACAGATAGCAACAGACTTGAACACAGCAATGAAAGCCCTATTCCAGAGATATTACTTTGCCGAAACAGACGACAATCAAGATGCAGCAGACGACACAAAACTTCATATATTCGTCGACGCAAGCACTCAGTCTTACGGTGCAACAGCCTATATTTGCAGAAGAAATCACTCATCATTAGTAATGGCTAAGAACAGAGTCACACCATTGAAACCCCTCACCCTACCAAAACTTGAACTTATGGCGGCTGTCATAGGAGCTGGACTTTCCCAACATCTACAAAAAGCACTAGGAATAGAAAAGATAGATTACTGGTCAGATAGCCAGATTGTTTCACACTGGTTGAGTAACCCGGAAAAAAACAACCGATTTATACGGAGACgagttgaagaaataaaaaatcagACCGGAACCGGAAGCCAATACCATGACAACAAACTATGGTTTACAGGTCCGCCTTGGTTAACCGACGAGATAAAGTGGCCAAAATGTAAAGTTCAAGACACCACTGTGCTATCTACAATACAACCCGAAGATGACCAGCATACCCGTATTTCGCGACAACCAGCACCCCAGATTCCAGATACGATTGACGTAAGCAGATTCAACAATCTTCAGAAGCTACTTCGAGTTACGGCCTACGTCAGAAGATTTATTGACAACTGTAGAACACAACACCAAGATAGAATGGTTGAAGCTTTCACTGTTACGGAGCTAAGAGAAGCAGAAATGAACTTGATTCGACAGTGTCAGTCTACAGTCTACACTGAAGTTATTGAAAACCTTCGATCTGTAAAATCACGACTACCGCTGGTACGACAATTACGACTTTACATTGATAGAGAAGGCTACAATCAGATGTGGAGGTCCTATACACAATGCACCCCTTGA
- the LOC128552676 gene encoding uncharacterized protein LOC128552676, giving the protein MKIDKLRSIREGQRKVIEIQLQKIENAKDSSSMSEFRAIIESVTGKFENLVSLNEKILEQTEIGEIEEEIINSEEYSLAIQIKLREFQEFSESREKSSQNQSQRNNSSTPGEQQTIIVQDRNSASSTQYSRLPKFSLPTFNRNILEWQAFWDSFSSAVHSNQNLTDVQKFNYLSPQLEDEAARKIDGFALTNANYSTAVELLHEQYGQKHKIVHAYIQSLLHLPSPSNTLPSLRGYYDKLETYIWGLESLDQQEDSFGTFLVPVIFDKLPAEIRKNLAREHKGRNLELHEMRRAIYE; this is encoded by the coding sequence ATGAAAATAGACAAATTACGATCGATCCGAGAGGGACAACGCAAAGTTATAGAAATTCAGCTCCAGAAAATCGAAAATGCAAAAGATAGTTCGTCGATGTCGGAATTTCGTGCTATAATAGAATCTGTGACTGGCAAATTCGAGAATCTTGTATCATTGAATGAGAAAATACTTGAACAGACAGAAATCGGCGAGATTGAAGAAGAAATCATTAACAGTGAAGAATATTCATTAGCGATACAGATCAAACTTCGTGAATTCCAAGAATTCAGTGAAAGTCGTGAAAAGTCGTCACAAAATCAAAGTCAGAGAAATAATTCATCAACACCTGGTGAACAGCAGACGATAATTGTACAGGATAGAAATAGTGCGAGTTCGACGCAATATTCCCGCCTTCCAAAATTCTCATTACCTACCTTCAACAGAAACATCTTAGAATGGCAAGCTTTTTGGGATTCATTCAGTTCAGCAGTGCATTCAAACCAGAATTTAACGGATGtgcaaaaatttaattatttaagtCCACAACTGGAGGATGAAGCAGCTCGGAAAATAGATGGATTTGCCCTAACGAACGCTAACTACAGTACTGCAGTTGAATTATTACATGAACAATACGGACAGAAACATAAGATAGTGCATGCTTACATACAGTCTCTTCTACATCTTCCGTCGCCTAGCAACACACTTCCAAGCCTGAGAGGATATTATGACAAGCTAGAAACATACATCTGGGGACTTGAGTCACTTGATCAGCAAGAGGATTCATTTGGGACGTTCTTAGTGCCTGTGATATTTGACAAACTTCCGGCAGAAATACGTAAGAACTTGGCACGTGAACATAAAGGCAGAAATCTAGAATTACATGAGATGCGCCGCGCTATCTACGAATAA